A stretch of Geomonas oryzisoli DNA encodes these proteins:
- a CDS encoding acyl-CoA carboxylase subunit beta, which produces MSIEEKVKELNERKERLKLGGGRAKIDQQHAQQSLTARERIETLVDKDSFQEVGLFARHRCTNFGMAGKEFPAEGVVTGAGTVAGRLVHLASQDFTVAGGSAGEVHSDKIVQAMQSALKTGTPFVFMNDSGGARIQEGIDSLAGYGKIFYHNVMLSGVVPQISLICGPCAGGAAYSPALTDFIIQTAGARMFITGPSVIKEATGEEITAEALGGPLSQMNYAGVAHFVAENDLVALRICKRLLSFLPSNNLEDPPQLQADDIVVPDKTLNTLVPTDSKKGYDVRQVITRLVDGGDFLEVQPLFAPNIVVGFARILGRSVGVVANQPSVLAGALDINASDKGARFVRFCNAFNIPIITLVDVPGFLPGVQQEQGGIIRHGAKMLFAYSAATVPKITVIMRKAYGGAFLAMCGKELETDRVFAWPTAEIAVMGPQGAVNVIFRNEIAQAEEPQQRRQELIQSYQSTFATPYAAAGRRDVDDIIEPAETRRHLAMTLDILHTKREFRPMKKHGLIPL; this is translated from the coding sequence ATGTCGATAGAGGAAAAGGTCAAGGAACTCAACGAAAGAAAAGAGAGGCTGAAGCTTGGGGGCGGGCGGGCCAAGATCGATCAGCAGCACGCCCAGCAGAGCCTTACCGCGCGGGAGCGGATCGAGACGCTGGTGGACAAGGACAGCTTCCAGGAAGTAGGGCTGTTCGCCAGGCATCGCTGCACCAACTTCGGCATGGCGGGCAAGGAGTTTCCGGCGGAAGGTGTCGTGACAGGTGCGGGTACCGTTGCCGGACGGCTGGTGCACCTGGCGAGCCAGGATTTCACCGTGGCAGGGGGCTCGGCGGGCGAGGTGCACAGCGACAAGATCGTGCAGGCGATGCAGTCCGCGCTGAAGACCGGCACCCCCTTCGTCTTCATGAACGACTCGGGGGGCGCCCGCATCCAGGAGGGGATAGATTCCCTGGCCGGCTACGGCAAGATCTTCTACCACAACGTGATGCTCTCCGGCGTGGTGCCCCAGATCTCGCTGATCTGCGGTCCCTGTGCCGGCGGCGCCGCCTACAGTCCGGCGCTTACCGACTTCATCATCCAGACCGCCGGCGCCCGGATGTTCATCACCGGCCCTTCGGTCATCAAGGAGGCGACCGGCGAAGAGATCACCGCCGAGGCGCTGGGCGGCCCACTCTCCCAGATGAACTACGCGGGTGTCGCCCACTTCGTCGCCGAAAACGACCTGGTCGCGCTGCGCATCTGCAAGCGGCTGCTTTCCTTCCTCCCTTCCAACAACCTCGAAGACCCGCCACAGCTTCAGGCCGACGATATCGTGGTGCCGGACAAGACCTTGAACACCTTGGTCCCGACCGATTCGAAGAAAGGGTACGACGTGCGCCAGGTGATCACGCGCCTGGTCGATGGCGGCGACTTCCTGGAGGTCCAGCCGCTGTTCGCACCCAACATCGTGGTGGGCTTCGCCCGCATCCTGGGGCGCAGCGTGGGCGTGGTGGCCAATCAGCCCAGCGTCCTGGCCGGAGCCCTCGACATCAACGCCTCCGACAAGGGGGCGCGCTTCGTCCGCTTCTGCAACGCATTCAACATCCCTATCATCACGCTGGTGGACGTACCGGGGTTCCTCCCCGGCGTGCAGCAGGAGCAGGGAGGGATCATCCGCCACGGTGCCAAGATGCTCTTCGCCTATTCGGCCGCGACCGTCCCCAAGATCACCGTGATCATGCGCAAGGCCTATGGCGGCGCGTTCCTGGCCATGTGCGGCAAGGAATTGGAAACCGACCGCGTCTTTGCCTGGCCCACCGCGGAGATAGCGGTAATGGGGCCGCAGGGTGCGGTGAACGTGATTTTCAGAAATGAGATCGCCCAAGCCGAGGAACCGCAGCAGAGACGGCAGGAGCTGATCCAGTCCTACCAGAGCACCTTTGCCACTCCATACGCGGCGGCGGGGAGGCGCGACGTCGACGACATCATCGAGCCCGCCGAGACCAGGCGGCACCTTGCCATGACGCTCGACATCCTGCACACCAAGCGCGAGTTCAGGCCCATGAAGAAGCACGGGCTGATCCCGCTCTAG
- a CDS encoding methylmalonyl-CoA carboxytransferase subunit 5S — protein MNRIIDITELALRDAHQSLIATRLGIDDMIPACEDLDNAGFWSLECWGGATYDACIRFLNEDPWARLRIFKSLMPKTRLQMLLRGQNLLGYRHYQDEVVDRFVQKSAENGIDVFRIFDALNDLRNIERSVQAVKKTGKHAQGAISYTVSPIHTTQAYVEQAKRLVEMGCDSICIKDMAALIKPQAAYELVRGIKEFCGEQTRVQLHVHATTGVTMVSLMKAVEAGVDCVDTAVSSMSLGPGHNPTESFVEMLEHTGNATRIDLGRMLHVKEHFSKILPRYREFLSTVTGVETEIFRSQIPGGMLSNMESQLKQQGAADRMHEVLDEIPVVRKDTGYVPLVTPTSQIVGTQAVLNTLMGRYKVLTGEFADLMLGYYGAAPGELNPEVVEMARRHAKKEPITVRPADLLEPEWGKLRAAALPLEGCDGSDEDVLTFALFPQVAPKFFAGRHEGPRNVGKDPATGASETYIPEGHPGKVTGPVTYTVTLSGQQHKVTVAPYGQE, from the coding sequence ATGAACCGAATCATCGACATCACCGAGCTGGCCCTGCGCGATGCCCACCAGAGCCTGATAGCCACCCGTCTGGGCATCGACGACATGATCCCTGCCTGTGAAGACCTCGACAATGCGGGCTTCTGGTCCCTGGAATGCTGGGGAGGCGCCACCTACGACGCCTGCATCCGGTTCCTCAACGAGGACCCGTGGGCGCGGCTGCGGATCTTCAAGTCGCTCATGCCCAAAACGCGGCTGCAGATGCTGCTGCGCGGCCAGAACCTCCTGGGCTACCGGCACTACCAGGACGAGGTGGTGGATCGCTTCGTCCAGAAGAGCGCCGAGAACGGCATCGACGTGTTCCGCATCTTCGACGCGCTGAACGACCTGCGCAACATCGAGCGCTCGGTTCAGGCGGTGAAGAAAACGGGGAAACACGCCCAGGGCGCCATCTCCTACACGGTAAGCCCGATCCACACCACGCAGGCCTACGTGGAGCAGGCCAAACGCCTGGTGGAGATGGGGTGCGATTCGATCTGCATCAAGGACATGGCGGCGCTGATCAAGCCGCAGGCGGCCTACGAACTGGTGCGCGGCATCAAGGAATTTTGCGGCGAGCAGACCAGGGTGCAGCTGCACGTCCACGCCACCACCGGCGTCACCATGGTGAGCCTGATGAAGGCGGTGGAGGCGGGGGTGGACTGCGTCGACACGGCGGTGAGCTCCATGTCGCTGGGGCCGGGACACAACCCGACCGAAAGCTTCGTGGAGATGCTGGAACATACCGGCAACGCCACCAGGATCGATCTCGGCCGCATGCTGCACGTGAAAGAGCATTTCTCAAAGATCCTGCCTCGTTACCGCGAGTTCCTCTCCACCGTGACGGGCGTGGAGACGGAGATCTTCAGGAGCCAGATCCCGGGGGGGATGCTCTCCAACATGGAGAGCCAGCTGAAACAGCAGGGGGCCGCCGATCGCATGCACGAGGTGCTGGACGAAATACCGGTGGTCCGCAAGGATACCGGCTACGTTCCCCTGGTGACCCCCACCAGCCAGATCGTGGGTACCCAGGCCGTGCTGAACACCCTGATGGGGCGTTACAAGGTGTTGACCGGCGAGTTTGCCGACCTGATGCTCGGCTACTACGGCGCGGCCCCGGGTGAGTTGAACCCCGAGGTGGTGGAGATGGCCCGGCGGCATGCGAAGAAGGAGCCGATTACCGTCCGCCCGGCGGACCTGCTCGAACCGGAATGGGGGAAACTGCGGGCGGCGGCGCTGCCGCTGGAAGGATGCGACGGCAGCGACGAGGACGTCCTCACCTTTGCCCTGTTTCCGCAGGTGGCGCCCAAATTCTTCGCCGGCAGGCATGAAGGGCCCAGGAACGTCGGCAAGGACCCCGCCACCGGCGCGTCGGAAACGTATATACCCGAGGGGCACCCGGGCAAGGTCACCGGCCCCGTAACCTACACGGTCACCCTGAGCGGGCAGCAGCACAAGGTCACCGTGGCGCCGTACGGCCAGGAATAG
- a CDS encoding alpha/beta fold hydrolase, translating into MNINVDDINLAYDDVGTGPSVILIHGFPLNRQMWQPQLQPLADAGFRVIAPDLRGFGASDAPAGGYSMDRFADDIIALMDALNLDQAVIGGMSMGGYVLMNLLERYPDRVRAACFIATRANADDEAGRARRSAMAAEAERLGANPVIKIFAELLFATETAERNPALIALVTSWMRSAAPRGLAGGLLAMRDRKDYVGDLRSFQLPSLVLAGAEDRAAPLDVAKVLIDGLAGCRSTVIEKAGHMVNMEQPEIFNRTMIEFLNSLPE; encoded by the coding sequence ATGAACATCAATGTTGATGATATAAATCTCGCCTACGACGACGTGGGCACCGGCCCCTCCGTCATCCTCATCCACGGGTTTCCGCTCAACCGCCAGATGTGGCAGCCACAGCTCCAGCCTTTAGCCGACGCCGGTTTCCGTGTCATCGCTCCCGACCTGCGCGGGTTCGGCGCCAGCGACGCACCCGCCGGCGGCTACAGCATGGATCGCTTCGCCGACGACATCATAGCGTTGATGGACGCCCTCAACCTTGACCAGGCCGTGATCGGCGGCATGTCCATGGGAGGCTACGTCCTCATGAACCTCCTGGAGCGCTACCCGGACCGGGTCCGCGCCGCCTGCTTCATCGCCACCCGCGCCAACGCGGATGACGAGGCGGGGCGCGCGCGCAGGAGTGCCATGGCCGCCGAGGCCGAGCGGCTGGGCGCCAACCCCGTGATCAAGATCTTCGCGGAACTTCTTTTTGCCACTGAAACGGCTGAGCGCAATCCCGCATTGATCGCCCTGGTCACCTCATGGATGCGCAGCGCCGCCCCACGTGGGCTGGCGGGAGGACTTTTAGCCATGAGGGACAGGAAAGATTACGTGGGGGACCTCAGATCTTTCCAGCTCCCCTCGCTGGTTTTGGCAGGAGCCGAAGACCGCGCCGCCCCCCTGGACGTTGCCAAAGTGCTGATCGACGGTCTCGCCGGTTGCCGGAGCACTGTCATCGAAAAGGCCGGGCACATGGTCAACATGGAGCAGCCCGAGATCTTCAACCGGACCATGATCGAGTTCCTGAACTCGCTGCCGGAGTAA
- a CDS encoding type II toxin-antitoxin system RelE/ParE family toxin codes for MPRVFKNKWFDRWARREGIPDEVLFHAAKEIAAGRVEADLGGYLFKKRIARPGGGKRGGFRTIVGFKSISPQRIIFLYAFAKNTRSNISAKEEAALSLAAGSFLSAPDRKIDEFLTKGSIKEVIVNE; via the coding sequence ATGCCTAGAGTCTTTAAAAACAAGTGGTTCGATCGCTGGGCGCGGCGGGAAGGTATCCCTGACGAAGTCCTGTTTCACGCGGCAAAGGAGATAGCTGCCGGTAGGGTTGAAGCAGACCTTGGTGGCTACTTGTTCAAAAAGAGGATAGCAAGGCCGGGTGGAGGAAAACGTGGAGGCTTCAGGACAATAGTAGGGTTCAAATCAATCTCACCCCAGCGGATCATCTTCCTTTACGCTTTTGCCAAAAACACCAGAAGCAACATTTCTGCGAAAGAGGAGGCTGCTTTAAGTCTAGCTGCCGGCTCCTTTCTCTCTGCACCTGATCGCAAAATAGATGAATTTTTGACAAAGGGTTCGATAAAAGAGGTCATAGTAAATGAGTGA
- a CDS encoding biotin/lipoyl-containing protein, with product MQLTMTIDGKKYRVDVEVEEGEEVRLAESYPTTTVQGGPSPMAGMPMAAPAPVTGAPPGGVAAGSDKICRSPIAGVVFKVVAQVGQHLEVNDLLVVLEAMKMETNITAHMSGKVEKILVSVGEAVQPGQAIAEFE from the coding sequence GTGCAGCTTACTATGACCATCGACGGAAAGAAGTATCGGGTGGATGTGGAAGTTGAGGAGGGCGAAGAGGTCCGGTTGGCCGAGTCGTATCCGACCACGACCGTGCAGGGGGGGCCGTCGCCGATGGCGGGCATGCCGATGGCCGCTCCCGCGCCGGTCACCGGCGCGCCGCCGGGAGGCGTGGCGGCTGGTTCTGACAAGATCTGCCGCAGCCCCATCGCCGGCGTGGTTTTCAAGGTGGTGGCGCAGGTGGGGCAGCACCTGGAGGTGAATGATCTCCTCGTCGTTCTGGAGGCAATGAAGATGGAGACCAACATCACCGCCCACATGTCCGGGAAGGTGGAAAAGATCCTCGTTTCCGTCGGCGAAGCCGTCCAACCCGGACAGGCGATCGCGGAATTCGAATAG
- a CDS encoding CHRD domain-containing protein has protein sequence MRKMRLLLLVLVAAFFAVSTGYAAEHSFKAKLTPKEEVGKPDAKSSGKAEFKVSKDGKELTYKLYVKDAMDVSAAHIHVGKKGENGPPIVGLFSGGKKGKFSGVLSEGKVGANDLMGDYKGKFEELVKLMRSGDTYVNVHTDKYPDGEIRGQVK, from the coding sequence ATGAGAAAGATGAGGTTGTTACTGCTGGTGCTGGTAGCCGCGTTCTTTGCTGTCTCGACCGGTTATGCCGCTGAGCACAGCTTCAAAGCAAAATTGACCCCGAAAGAGGAAGTCGGTAAACCTGACGCCAAATCCTCCGGTAAGGCGGAATTCAAAGTCAGCAAGGACGGCAAGGAGCTCACCTACAAGCTCTACGTCAAGGATGCCATGGACGTCAGCGCTGCTCACATCCACGTCGGCAAAAAAGGGGAGAACGGCCCCCCGATCGTGGGACTCTTCAGCGGTGGCAAAAAAGGCAAATTCTCGGGCGTACTTTCCGAGGGTAAAGTCGGTGCCAATGACCTGATGGGCGACTACAAAGGCAAATTCGAAGAACTGGTCAAACTCATGAGGTCCGGCGACACCTACGTGAACGTCCACACCGACAAGTACCCGGACGGCGAGATCCGCGGGCAGGTCAAATAA
- a CDS encoding helix-turn-helix domain-containing protein, with protein MSEILDIANEMANELFEAGLMDDITFREMQALCLPRKKPFKPEDIKRIRTACHVSQAVFAALLGIGKSTVQQWEQGVKKPSGPALRLLDIVDRKGLAALR; from the coding sequence ATGAGTGAAATCCTGGATATAGCAAACGAGATGGCCAATGAACTGTTTGAAGCTGGATTGATGGATGACATCACTTTTCGAGAGATGCAGGCCTTGTGTCTTCCTCGCAAGAAGCCATTCAAGCCGGAAGACATCAAAAGGATAAGGACGGCCTGCCACGTGAGCCAAGCAGTGTTTGCAGCTTTGCTCGGGATCGGTAAAAGCACCGTGCAACAGTGGGAACAGGGGGTGAAGAAACCAAGCGGACCGGCGCTACGGTTATTGGATATCGTCGACCGCAAGGGGCTTGCTGCCCTGCGCTAA
- the rmuC gene encoding DNA recombination protein RmuC yields MSADVVQSITLLLLAATLVVTLLCYLGLKRLSSSEARFDQLEKGLERLERTLQDELRRNREELGGNLRQFGEAVQKRMVDIASLQKGQMDGFTQQLGNLTASNEQRLDKLRETVEVRLKWLQEDNSKKLEQMRATVDEKLHETLEKRLGESFKQVSGQLEQVHKGLGEMQSLASGVGDLKKVLSNIKTRGTLGEVQLHNLLEQILTPDQYGANVATKPGSDARVEFAVRLPGRDDKPLWLPIDAKFPQEDFLRLVEAQEQGNQAAVVDATKQFDKTVQGMAKLICDKYLAPPETTDFAVMFLANEASYAQVLSRPGLFDAILREHKVIVAGPTTIAALLSSLSLGFKTLAIEKRSSDVWRLLGAIKTEFMTFGTLLEKTRKKLDEASSSIDTAATRTRRIQRKMQGIEELPEHEAKGLLGVELPAGPDIEPGEVVLIDEA; encoded by the coding sequence ATGAGCGCCGACGTCGTGCAATCGATCACCCTGCTGCTCCTGGCCGCCACGCTGGTGGTCACGCTGTTGTGCTACCTGGGGCTTAAGCGCCTCTCCTCGTCGGAAGCGCGTTTCGACCAGCTCGAGAAGGGGCTGGAACGGCTGGAGCGGACCCTGCAGGATGAGCTGCGGCGCAACCGCGAGGAGCTGGGCGGCAACCTGCGGCAGTTCGGCGAGGCGGTGCAAAAGAGGATGGTGGACATCGCCTCCCTGCAGAAAGGGCAGATGGACGGCTTCACCCAGCAGCTCGGCAACCTCACCGCCAGCAACGAGCAGCGCCTGGACAAACTGCGCGAGACGGTGGAAGTAAGGCTCAAATGGCTGCAGGAGGACAATTCCAAGAAGCTCGAGCAGATGCGGGCCACGGTGGACGAGAAGCTGCACGAGACCCTGGAGAAGCGCCTGGGCGAATCCTTCAAACAGGTGAGCGGGCAGTTGGAGCAGGTGCACAAGGGGCTGGGCGAGATGCAGTCGCTTGCTTCCGGCGTGGGCGACCTGAAAAAAGTGCTGTCCAACATCAAGACCCGCGGCACCTTGGGCGAAGTGCAGTTGCACAACCTCCTGGAGCAGATCCTCACGCCGGACCAGTACGGCGCCAACGTCGCCACCAAGCCGGGCAGCGACGCCCGTGTGGAGTTCGCGGTCAGGCTTCCGGGACGGGACGACAAACCGCTCTGGCTCCCCATCGACGCCAAGTTTCCGCAGGAGGACTTCCTGCGCCTGGTGGAAGCCCAGGAGCAGGGAAACCAGGCCGCCGTTGTCGACGCGACGAAGCAGTTCGACAAGACCGTCCAGGGGATGGCCAAGCTGATCTGCGACAAGTACCTCGCCCCGCCGGAGACCACAGACTTCGCGGTCATGTTCCTTGCCAACGAGGCCAGCTACGCGCAGGTACTGAGCCGCCCCGGCCTTTTTGACGCCATCCTGCGCGAGCACAAGGTCATCGTCGCCGGTCCCACCACCATCGCCGCCCTGCTCTCCTCGTTGAGCCTCGGTTTCAAGACGCTTGCCATCGAGAAGCGCAGCAGCGACGTCTGGCGCCTGTTGGGCGCCATCAAGACCGAGTTCATGACCTTCGGGACCCTGCTTGAAAAAACGAGGAAGAAGCTGGACGAGGCATCCTCCAGCATCGACACCGCCGCGACCAGGACCCGCCGTATCCAGCGGAAGATGCAGGGGATCGAGGAATTACCCGAGCACGAGGCGAAGGGGCTGTTAGGTGTGGAACTGCCGGCCGGCCCCGACATCGAACCGGGTGAGGTGGTGCTGATCGACGAGGCTTAA
- the recD gene encoding exodeoxyribonuclease V subunit alpha, whose product MTPEGIQLNDIDRQFAAFICRLAGGRDQHLEAAAALLSRGVTAGDVCLDLEAALEEGRAAGYRLESATTWRERLSSSAVVGAPGDFKPLILDRADRLYLQRYWRYENELAEAILRRGEPAPFDREQLRQGLARLFPPTPSETDWQRLAALAAVTRRFCVISGGPGTGKTTTVVKVLSLLLEQAEKAGTGSALRIALAAPTGKAAARLKESISGGLDKADAGVRELIPEDVFTLHRLLGYLKGSSGFRHNSDNPLPYDVVIVDEASMVSLPLMAKLVCALRQDTRLILLGDRDQLASVEAGAVLGDMCDTGGVHGFSAAFAQLAADLAGDTVEVQPGIGPLGDAVVLLQKSYRFSSAGGIGRVAALVNAGDARGALAACVDPALADVSLSSLPSAAGLAEALAKRITDGYAAYLHTQTPEEAFEQFSRFRILCAMRSGPYGVEAINLLVRQRLAQAGLIHPHGRWYAGEPVMITRNDYNLGLFNGDVGLILPDADNGGELRAFFPSGSGGMRKVLPLRLPEYECAFAMTVHKSQGSEFEKVLLVLPDRDIPVLTRELIYTAITRAKKSVELLTEQSLFATAVERRVTRRSGLRDRLWGTN is encoded by the coding sequence ATGACTCCCGAGGGGATTCAGCTCAACGACATAGACCGGCAATTCGCCGCCTTCATCTGCCGCCTGGCGGGAGGCCGCGACCAGCACCTCGAGGCGGCCGCCGCGCTGTTAAGCCGCGGGGTGACTGCCGGCGACGTCTGCCTCGACCTCGAGGCCGCGCTGGAGGAAGGGCGCGCCGCGGGGTACCGCCTCGAATCGGCGACCACCTGGCGGGAGCGGCTGAGCTCTTCGGCGGTAGTGGGCGCACCGGGGGACTTCAAGCCACTCATCCTGGACCGAGCCGACCGCCTCTACCTGCAGCGTTACTGGCGCTACGAGAACGAGCTGGCCGAGGCCATCCTCCGTCGCGGAGAACCGGCACCGTTTGACCGGGAGCAATTACGGCAGGGCCTCGCGCGCCTGTTTCCGCCCACACCGAGTGAAACCGACTGGCAGCGTCTCGCCGCGTTGGCCGCCGTCACCAGACGTTTCTGCGTCATCTCCGGCGGCCCCGGAACCGGCAAAACCACCACCGTGGTCAAGGTGCTCTCGCTGCTGCTGGAACAGGCCGAAAAGGCCGGAACCGGCAGTGCCCTCAGGATCGCCCTGGCCGCCCCCACGGGCAAGGCCGCGGCCCGCCTGAAGGAATCCATCTCCGGAGGGCTCGACAAGGCCGATGCCGGGGTACGCGAGCTGATCCCGGAGGACGTCTTCACCCTGCACCGCCTGCTCGGGTACCTGAAGGGTTCCAGCGGCTTCCGTCACAACAGCGATAACCCGCTCCCCTACGACGTCGTCATCGTCGACGAGGCCTCGATGGTTTCGCTGCCGCTCATGGCGAAGCTAGTCTGTGCGCTGCGCCAGGACACCCGCCTGATCCTCCTCGGCGACCGGGACCAGCTCGCCTCCGTCGAGGCCGGCGCCGTCCTGGGCGACATGTGCGACACCGGCGGCGTGCACGGCTTCTCCGCCGCATTCGCGCAACTTGCCGCCGACTTGGCCGGTGACACCGTCGAAGTCCAGCCGGGGATCGGTCCGCTCGGCGATGCCGTCGTGCTGCTGCAAAAGAGCTATCGCTTCTCGTCCGCAGGCGGCATCGGCAGGGTCGCCGCCCTGGTCAACGCGGGGGATGCCCGGGGCGCCCTGGCGGCGTGCGTCGATCCCGCACTTGCCGACGTCTCGCTCTCCTCGCTGCCGTCCGCCGCCGGCCTTGCCGAAGCCCTTGCCAAGCGCATCACCGACGGGTACGCAGCGTATCTGCACACGCAAACCCCGGAAGAGGCCTTCGAACAGTTCAGCAGGTTCCGTATCCTGTGCGCCATGCGTAGCGGCCCGTACGGCGTCGAGGCGATCAACCTGCTGGTGCGGCAGCGGCTGGCGCAGGCCGGGCTGATCCATCCGCACGGCCGCTGGTATGCGGGCGAGCCGGTGATGATCACCAGGAACGACTACAATCTGGGGCTGTTCAACGGCGACGTCGGTCTGATCCTGCCTGATGCCGACAACGGCGGCGAGCTGCGCGCCTTCTTCCCTTCCGGTTCCGGCGGCATGAGGAAGGTGTTGCCGCTGCGGCTCCCCGAGTACGAGTGCGCCTTCGCCATGACCGTGCACAAGAGCCAGGGCTCCGAATTCGAGAAAGTGCTCCTGGTCCTCCCCGACCGCGACATCCCGGTGCTGACAAGGGAATTAATCTATACGGCGATAACGAGGGCGAAGAAGTCGGTTGAGCTTCTTACCGAGCAATCCCTCTTTGCCACCGCGGTCGAACGCCGTGTGACCAGAAGGTCCGGCCTGCGCGACCGCCTCTGGGGAACTAATTAA